A genomic window from Triticum urartu cultivar G1812 chromosome 7, Tu2.1, whole genome shotgun sequence includes:
- the LOC125518206 gene encoding uncharacterized protein LOC125518206 encodes MEALPDDIVVEILVRVTGVAALFRCAATCNRWRRLIADASFLFRLWPEGVPHSSFLLGFLVTQLSREERPARIISAPAPSFALAPWSPLGDRYRFLGHYIHGLPKDGRLHTVPLTARRGLLLNHIVELVYPNNMTTEGSFSLALCDPLAGVGRELPPLKYNGKFTMVGYTILTDLDCCSDKRRWPIYEVSFKVLIISVDEGQPGYNLHVFMPAEWSWSTPRQFFGTLEHGVHVAPQQANAVVCQGAAHWLFRRTSSFYTLSVCAKTAHMSLTRLPITPNQIDLNLYSEPMLSVTNDGMLSLLRLYRKFTMLEIWTCQGDYKSEDDNVDRWYRTKMIKLKRPTQIKIDLVRCVCIGEMSGKLLVNDNQGCVYIADLQTGAMETVTEWFRSSVQSAIPFEMDWPAYFMSQLAGGRIKRTKLGGAIQKIAKSFWGLVVVSVIFGPIAMRWAWA; translated from the coding sequence ATGGAGGCGCTGCCGGACGACATCGTTGTGGAGATCCTGGTGCGCGTGACGGGCGTTGCCGCCCTCTTCCGCTGCGCCGCGACGTGCAATCGGTGGCGCCGCCTCATCGCCGACGCCTCTTTCCTCTTCCGCCTCTGGCCAGAGGGCGTGCCCCACTCGTCCTTCCTCCTCGGCTTCCTCGTCACACAACTGTCCCGTGAAGAACGACCAGCCAGAATCATCTCTGCGCCCGCGCCGTCGTTCGCCCTGGCGCCATGGTCGCCCCTCGGAGACCGCTACCGCTTCCTCGGGCATTACATCCACGGCCTCCCCAAGGATGGTCGCTTGCACACGGTGCCGCTCACCGCGCGTCGCGGCCTTCTTCTCAATCACATCGTCGAACTCGTCTACCCCAACAATATGACGACCGAGGGAAGCTTCAGTCTGGCATTGTGCGATCCGCTCGCGGGCGTAGGTCGCGAGCTCCCCCCGCTGAAGTACAATGGAAAATTCACGATGGTAGGGTATACCATCCTAACCGATCTGGATTGCTGCTCCGACAAACGGCGATGGCCAATCTACGAGGTCTCCTTCAAAGTGCTAATCATCAGTGTCGACGAAGGTCAGCCAGGGTACAATCTCCATGTGTTCATGCCCGCtgagtggagctggagcacgCCTAGACAGTTCTTTGGCACTCTGGAGCACGGCGTGCATGTGGCGCCCCAGCAGGCCAACGCCGTCGTGTGCCAAGGCGCGGCACACTGGCTTTTCAGGCGGACGTCAAGCTTTTACACGCTCAGTGTGTGCGCTAAGACTGCCCACATGTCCTTAACAAGGCTCCCAATCACGCCGAACCAAATCGACCTCAACTTGTATAGTGAACCAATGCTTAGTGTCACCAATGACGGGATGCTATCGTTACTTCGTTTGTATAGGAAATTCACCATGCTGGAGATCTGGACATGTCAAGGTGACTATAAAAGTGAGGATGACAACGTGGACCGCTGGTACCGCACAAAGATGATCAAGCTAAAACGACCCACGCAGATTAAGATCGACCTTGTGCGATGCGTGTGTATCGGAGAGATGAGTGGCAAACTGCTGGTCAATGACAATCAAGGTTGTGTGTACATTGCAGACCTCCAAACTGGTGCAATGGAGACGGTCACCGAGTGGTTTCGCAGCAGTGTCCAGAGTGCTATACCCTTTGAGATGGATTGGCCTGCCTACTTCATGTCTCAGTTGGCTGGTGGCAGGATCAAGCGGACTAAATTGGGAGGAGCTATACAGAAAATTGCGAAATCTTTCTGGGGACTAGTAGTTGTGTCAGTAATCTTTGGACCAATTGCTATGAGGTGGGCTTGGGCCTAG